The Tigriopus californicus strain San Diego chromosome 5, Tcal_SD_v2.1, whole genome shotgun sequence genome includes a region encoding these proteins:
- the LOC131881069 gene encoding homeobox protein Nkx-6.1-like, producing MTQRSANSPSVAIVQEATPTIPNSQVSRRSEDQHNKDNNMRALTEHLSSSSSALVHASQLSDSSNTPSLGVRDSNGIVMWHPHVYQEPPKQPTPFSIDDILQKRKNYLASRRQGELPVMNASESGRIFGGEQPSSRISTPSAIEDDLDQPLNLTTKRENEPDILRDSMGHALSSAHKRKRESIGSSGQSPSASMLHRLESSGSHSVSDSEEEERKKKKVRTTFTGRQIFELEKMFEAKKYLSSSERSEMAKNLNVTEQQVKIWFQNRRTKWKKQENISNAEANELLKSKNAALKAKNATLSSSKSQSSPTTSACNTQDGCGVASMLGKLNPSSPGSTSSQPRRPVSTSPSTSAPSLMDTFHSAGVPFDLQAAQSQLLNLAAQRGNLQAAAAASLLLSTTSFPGKPSESSSHRPFMGNHQSDLSFKYLSSTDQTSDDDMKSPLGNEYSQPATEPDPEEAKLVIDDHDKSELKESESNLETGDPTSSSSPDLKDVKLRMEAQVQLQSLRGDREPELKPDRIDNINVISENPADNSNEHVILRSKLESE from the exons ATGACCCAAAGGTCGGCTAACTCTCCAAGTGTAGCCATTGTTCAGGAAGCAACTCCAACCATTCCGAATAGCCAAGTGTCCCGGCGTTCTGAGGACCAACACAACAAGGACAATAACATGCGTGCCTTAACCGAACATTTATCCAGTTCAAGTTCAGCCTTGGTTCATGCATCCCAGCTCTCGGACTCGTCCAATACGCCCTCATTGGGAGTACGGGATTCAAATGGAATTGTAATGTGGCATCCGCATGTCTATCAGGAACCGCCCAAGCAACCCACGCCTTTTTCCATTGATGACATTCTACAGAAGCGGAAGAACTACCTGGCTTCTCGAAGGCAAGGGGAACTCCCTGTTATGAATGCCAGCGAATCCGGCCGCATCTTTGGTGGTGAGCAGCCATCCTCAAGGATCTCCACTCCTTCGGCTATTGAAGACGATTTGGACCAACCTTTGAATTTGACGACCAAACGGGAAAATGAACCTGACATTTTGCGAG ATTCAATGGGCCACGCCCTCAGTTCTGCTCACAAACGCAAACGAGAATCCATTGGTTCAAGTGGTCAAAGTCCTTCAGCATCCATGTTACATCGCCTAGAGAGCTCGGGATCTCACTCGGTTTCGGACTCTGAGGAAGAGGAGcgtaagaagaaaaaagtccgAACTACATTCACTGGTAGACAAATTTTCGAACTGGAAAAAATGTTCGAGGCCAAAAAGTACCTATCTTCATCCGAGAGGTCGGAAATGGCGAAGAACCTTAATGTCACTGAGCAACAG GTCAAAATCTGGTTCCAAAACAGGAGAACCAAGtggaaaaagcaagaaaacaTTTCGAACGCCGAGGCTAATGAGCTGTTGAAGTCAAAGAATGCGGCcttaaaggccaaaaatgcCACGTTATCATCGTCCAAATCTCAGAGCTCACCCACAACCTCAGCCTGCAATACCCAAGACGGTTGTGGTGTGGCATCAATGCTTGGGAAGCTGAATCCTTCCTCGCCAGGCTCAACGTCCTCTCAACCACGAAGGCCAGTGTCCACATCCCCGTCCACCTCGGCCCCAAGTCTCATGGACACGTTCCACTCCGCCGGAGTTCCGTTTGACCTTCAAGCAGCTCAATCTCAACTTCTGAACCTGGCTGCTCAGCGCGGGAATTTGCAAGCGGCTGCAGCTGCCAGCTTGTTGTTGTCTACTACGAGTTTCCCCGGGAAACCCTCCGAATCGTCCTCACACAGACCGTTCATGGGAAACCATCAGTCAGACTTGAGTTTTAAGTACCTAAGCTCCACGGATCAAACGTCCGACGACGACATGAAATCGCCTCTGGGGAATGAGTACTCCCAGCCCGCTACTGAGCCTGACCCTGAGGAGGCTAAGCTCGTCATTGACGACCACGACAAAAGTGAGCTCAAAGAGTCCGAATCTAATCTGGAGACTGGCGATCCGACCTCGTCGTCGAGTCCCGACTTGAAGGACGTGAAACTTCGAATGGAGGCCCAAGTTCAATTGCAATCTTTGCGGGGCGATCGAGAGCCTGAGCTCAAACCGGACCGAATCGATAACATTAATGTGATATCAGAGAACCCCGCCGACAATTCGAACGAGCATGTGATTCTGCGCTCCAAGCTCGAATCCGAATAA